The following nucleotide sequence is from Methylotenera sp. G11.
AGGTCGTTGTTGCTTATATGGCAAATGCCCGCACTGCAACGCGTGCACAAAAGGGTCGTGATGCTGTAGCACACACCACGCATAAGCCATACGCGCAAAAGGGTACCGGTAATGCTCGTTCAGGTATGAGCTCAAGCCCGATCTGGCGTGGAGGTGGTCGTGCATTCCCTAACTCGCCTAACGAGAACTTTAGCCATAAAGTTAACCGTAAGGCTTACCGTGCCGGCATGCAGACTATTTTGTCTGAGTTGGTGCGTCAAGACCGCTTGAGCGTGGTTGAAGAGTTCAATGTTGAAACTCCTAAAACTAAAGCTCTGGCTGAAAAAATTAAAGGTTTGGGTTATACCGATGGCGTTCTGGTGTTGACTGACGGCTTCGATGAAAACCTGTACTTATCTTCACGTAACCTCACTAATGTGATGGTGGTAGAAGCGCAATTTGCTGACCCGGTTAGCCTGGTGCGTTTCCCGAATGTGGTGGCAACTGCTGCTGCAGTGAAGAAACTTGAGGAGATCTTAGCATGATGAACGCTATCACTAAAACTCAAGATCGTTTGCTGCAGGTTATTCTAGCTCCGCAAATCACTGAGAAAGCAACTTACATTGCTGATAAACACCAGCAGATCGCATTTAAAGTGCGTACTGATGCTACTAAACCTGAAATCAAGGCTGCAGTTGAGCTTGTGTTCAAGGTTGAGGTTGACAAGGTTGCTGTGATTAATGTCGGCGGCAAAGTAAAGCGCGCAGGCAAGCGCATGGGTAAACGTAACGACTGGAAAAAAGCTTATGTGAGCTTGAAGCCAGGTCAAGAAATTAACTTCGCAGCGGGCGAATAAGGAGAGAAGATATGGCATTAGTTAAAGTCAAACCAACTTCCCCCGGTCGTCGTGGCGTACTTAAGGTGGTAACGCCTGATTTGTACAAAGGTAAACCACACGCACCGCTGTTGGAAAGTCAAAGTAAAAACGCTGGCCGTAATAATAACGGCCGTATTACAACACGTCACCAAGGTGGCGGTCATAAACAGCACTATCGTTTAGTTGATTTCCGTCGCAACAAGGATGGTATCCCAGCTAAAGTTGAGCATATCGAGTATGACCCAAACCGCACAGCGCACATTGCATTGCTTTGTTACGCTGATGGTGAGCGTCGTTACATCATTGCTCCGCGCGGCGTAGTTGCCGGTACGCAATTGATCAGTGGTTCAGATGCGCCAATCAGGGTTGGTAACGCATTGCCGTTACGTAACATTCCTGTAGGTAGCACAATCCATTGTATCGAGTTGCAACCAGGTAAAGGTGCGCAGTTGGCTCGCTCAGCTGGTACTTCTGTACAGTTGCTGGCGCGTGAAGGCAGCTATGCGCAATTGCGTTTACGTTCAGGCGAGGTTCGCCGCGTTCACGTTGATTGCAAGGCAACTTTGGGTGAAGTGGGTAATGAAGAGCATTCACTGCGTTCTATTGGTAAAGCTGGTGCGATGCGCTGGCGCGGTGTTCGTCCTACCGTTCGCGGTGTGGTGATGAACCCGGTTGATCACCCACACGGTGGTGGTGAAGGTAGAACAGCTGCTGGTATGAATCCGGTTAGCCCATGGGGTGTTAAAACTAAGGGTTATCGCACACGTAGTAGCAAGCGTACAGATAACATGCGTATTAGTCGTCGTCCGAGAGGCGTAAGGTAATCATATGGCACGTTCACTAAAAAAAGGTCCATTTATTGATGGTCATTTGGCTAAAAAAGTAGAAGTCGCTGCTGCTTCACGCGACCGTAAACCAATTAAGACTTGGTCACGCCGTTCTACAATTTTCCCAGATTTTATTGGTCTTACTATTGCAGTTCATAATGGTAAGCAACACGTACCTGTGTTGATTTCTGAAAACATGGTTGGTCACAAGCTTGGCGAATTTGCGTTAACACGTACATTCAAAGGTCACGCAGCCGACAAGAAAGCTAAGAAGTAGGAGCTGATGATGCAAGTATCTGCAATATTAAAAGGTGTACATCTCTCTCCTCAAAAGGCTAGATTGGTGGCAGACCTCGTACGCGGCAAGAAAGTTGATCACGCGCTTAACATCTTGAACTTCACACCTAAAAAAGGTGCTGAGATCATCAAGAAAGTTGTTGAGTCTGCAATCGCTAATGCTGAACATAACAATGGCGCTGATATTGACGAATTGAAGGTAACTTCAATTTATGTTGATAAAGGCATTGTGCTGAAACGTATTCGTCCACGTGCAAAAGGTCGCGCTGGTCGTATTACTAAACCAACCTGTCACATTCATGTGACTGTCGGTAACTAAAGGATAATCATGGGTCAGAAAATTCATCCAATTGGTTTCCGTCTGAGCGTTCAGAAAAACTGGGCCTCACGTTGGTATGCCAATAGTAAAAACTTCCCTGCGATGTTGCAAAGCGACATTAAAGTACGTGAGTTTCTTAATAAGAAATTAGCAAGTGCTGCAGTGAGCCGTATTTTGATCGAGCGTCCTGCCAAGAACGCAAAAATCACGATTTACAGCGCACGTCCAGGTGTTGTGATTGGTAAGAAAGGTGAGGACATCGAGTCATTGCGTTCTTCTCTCCAAGGTTTGATGGGCGTTCCTGTTCATTTGAATATTGAAGAAGTGCGTAAGCCTGAACTTGATGCAACTTTGATTGCTCAATCAATCGCTCAACAGCTTGAAAAACGTGTGATGTTCCGTCGTGCCATGAAACGCGCCATGCAAAATGCAATGCGTTTAGGTGCACAAGGTATCAAGATCATGAGTTCAGGCCGTTTGAATGGTATCGAGATCGCGCGTACTGAATGGTACCGTGAAGGCCGTGTGCCACTCCATACATTGCGTGCGGATATCGATTACGGTGTAGCTGAAGCCTCAACTACATACGGTATCATCGGCATCAAAGTGTGGGTATTCAAAGGTGAGATATTTGCAGGTAATGCACAAGCTGCGCAAGCTGCTGTTGCACCAACTGCTGAACCTGAAAAAAGAGTAAGAAAGGCGAGGGCTAAAGATGCTACAACCGTCTAGACAAAAATACCGTAAGATGCAAAAAGGCCGTAATAAAGGCATTGCTACTACGGGTAATAAAGTAAGCTTTGGTGACTTTGGCTTGAAGGCTATTGGTCGCGGTCGTTTGACAGCACGTCAAATTGAAGCTGCGCGTCGTGTTATGACCCGTCACATTAAACGTGGTGGTCGCGTATGGATCCGCATTTTCCCAGACCAGCCAATTTCTAAAAAACCTGCTGAAGTTCGTATGGGTAACGGTAAAGGTAGTACCGAGTACTACGTAGCCCAAATCCAGCCAGGTAAAATGTTGTACGAGATGGATGGTGTAAGTGAAGAGCTTGCACGTGAAGCGTTCCGTTTGGCTGCTGCTAAGCTGCCAATCGAAACAACATTCATGACTCGCCAACTAGGTAGTTAAGGAAAGGTGAGCTAAATATGAAAGCAACCGATTTAAGAGCAAAAAGTGTTGATGAGTTGAATGCAGAGTTGATTGAATTGCGTCGTGCGCAATTCTCACTGCGTATGCAATTGGCTACTCAACAATTAAACAATGTAGATCAGCTAGGTAAAGTACGCAAAGATGTAGCGCGTGTTAAGACTGTATTGGCTGAGAAAGCAAAGCAGGCATAATATGACCGAAACAACGAAAGTAGTGCGTAGTCTTACTGGTCGCGTAGTTAGCGACAAGATGGACAAAACTGTTACTGTTTTAGTTGAGCGCAAAGTAAAGCATCCTTTGATTGGTAAAGTTGTTCGCCAATCCAAGAAGTTTCATGCGCACGATGAAACAAATAGCTGTAAAGAAGGTGATGTGGTTACGATTGTTGAAAGTCGTCCATTGTCAAAAACAAAAACTTGGGTAGTTAAACAGGCCTAAGTAACGTGAAGCGCAATTACTGTCAAAAGTAATTGCGCATTCATCGTTAGCTGTATATAATGTTTTGTTTTTCGGCGAGCGACTTATATTAAGTCAAAAAGCTCTCGCCCCAATACTGACCGTGGTCTGTCGGCCTAGATAGTTTTTAACTATACATGGCCGGTGTTGGTTTTAACGGATTAAGTTGGAGATTATTCTCATGATTCAAATGCAATCAAGGCTTGAAGTTGCCGATAACACTGGTGCCCGCTCTGTGCAGTGCATTAAGGTGTTGGGTGGCTCAAAGCGTCGTTACGCTGGTATAGGCGATATCATTAAAGTTAGCATCAAGGATGCTGCTCCACGTGGTCGCGTAAAAAAAGGCGAAGTTTATAGCGCGGTTGTTGTGCGTACTGCTAAGGGTGTTCGTCGTCCAGACGGCTCTTTGGTTAAGTTCGACGGCAATGCTGCTGTTCTGTTGAATAACAAATTGGAACCGATTGGCACCCGTATTTTTGGGCCAGTGACTCGTGAATTACGTTCAGAAAAATTCATGAAAATCGTTTCATTAGCACCAGAAGTGTTGTAGGAGCTCACATGAGTAAAATTCGCAAGGGTGATCAGGTCATCCTGAATACAGGTAAGGACAAAGGTAAGCAAGGTACGGTATTGAGTGTTCTTGATTCCGGTAAGGTTGTGGTTGAAGGTCTTAACTTGGTTAAGAAGCATGCTAAACCTAACCCGATGAAAGGTATTGCTGGTGGCATCATTGCCAAAGAAATGCCTATCGATATTTCAAACGTTGCTTTATTTAACAGTGCGACCCAAAAAGGTGATCGCGTAGGCTTTAAGACATTGGATGATGGTCGCAAAATACGCGTATTCAAATCTAATGGCGAAGCAGTGGACGCATAGGAAGAATTATGGCGCGCTTAAAAGATTATTATAAAGACTCAGTAGTTAAGGCTATGACTGAGCAATTTGGTTACACTTCAATCATGCAGGTTCCTCGTATTGAAAAAATCACCCTGAATATGGGTGTTGGTGAGGCTGTTGCTGATAAGAAAGTGATGGAGCATGCTGTTGGTGATATGGAGAAAATTGCTGGTCAAAAAGCAATTGTTACCAAAGCTAAGAAATCAGTGGCTGCATTTAAGATTCGTGATGACTATCCTGTTGGTTGTAAAGTCACTTTACGCCGCGAACGTATGTATGAGTTCCTAGATCGCCTGGTTACTGTTGCTATCCCACGTATTCGTGACTTCCGCGGTATTTCTGCGAAATCATTTGATGGCCGTGGTAATTACAACATGGGCGTTAAAGAGCAGATCATTTTCCCTGAAATTGAATACGACAAGATCGATGCGATTCGCGGGATGAATATCACTATTACTACTACTGCAAAAACTGATGAAGAGGCAAAGGCTTTGCTTGCTGCATTTAGTTTTCCTTTCAGGGGTTAAGACATGGCTAAAACCTGTATGACAGAACGCGAAATCAAACGTCGCGAAACTGTAAGTAAATTTGCTGCAAAGCGTGCAGCACTTGAAGCTGCAATGAATGATGTTAATGCTACTGCTGAGAGCCGTTTTGAAGCGCGTATGAAATTCCAGGCGCTTCCACGTAACTCCAGTCCGGTTCGTCTGCGTAATCGTTGTGCTTTAACTGGTCGCCCACGTGGTGTGTTTAGTAAATTCGGTATTGGGCGTAGTAAACTGCGCGATTTGATGATGAGCGGCCAAGTGCCAGGCGTCACCAAGGCCAGCTGGTAATAGGAGAATAGATCTATGAGTATGAGTGATCCAATTGCCGACATGTTGACGCGTATTCGTAATGCGCAGATGGTCAATAAAGCGGTTGTAACTATGCCTTCTTCTAATGTTAAGTCTGCTATTGCTAGCGTACTTAAAGATGAAGGTTACATTGAAGACTTCGCTGTTCAAAAAGATGGCAGCAAAGCAACATTGAACATTAGCTTGAAATATTATGCAGGTCGCCCAGTGATTGAGCGCATCCAGCGTGTAAGCAAGCCAGGTTTGCGTGTTTACAAAGGAAGCCAAGAGATTCCTAAAGTAATGAATGGTCTTGGTGTGACAATTATGTCTACATCTAAGGGTGTAATGACAGATCGCAAAGCTCAAGCTGCCGGTATCGGTGGTGAAGTGCTGTGCGTAGTGGCTTAAGGAGAAGCAAATGTCACGTGTTGCTAAAAATCCAGTAGCTATTCCAGCTAAAGTAGAAGTGGTGTTGAGTGCTGATGCAATCAACGTAAGCGGTCCTTTAGGTAAATTGACTCAAGCTCTGACTTCAGCAGTTGTGCTGAAAAAAGAGGGTGATGCTATTACCTTCGCGGCAGCAAATGATGCGCAGCATTCACAAGCTATGTCGGGTACAGTGCGTGCCCTGGTAGCGAATATGGTAAAAGGTGTTTCAGAGGGCTTTACACGTAAATTGACACTGATCGGTGTTGGTTACAAAGCTGCTGCACAAGGTGCTGTATTGAACTTGGAGCTTGGCTATTCACATCCTATTAACCATAAAATGCCAGCTGGCGTTACCGTTGCTACTCCGACTCCAACAGAAATCGTGTTGACCGGTGTTGATAAACAGGTAATTGGTCAAGTTGCAGCCCAGATTCGTGCATATCGTGCTCCAGAGCCTTATAAAGGCAAGGGTGTTCGTTATGCAGATGAGGTTGTTGCAATTAAAGAAACCAAGAAGAAATAAGGCTTAAAAAATGAACAACGTAAATAATCGCTTGCGTCGCGCACGTAAAACCCGTGCCAAAATTGCAGAGCTAAAAGTTACCCGTTTAAGTGTGCATCGTACTAATACACACATTTATGCGCAAATTATTGCTGAAACTGGCGATAAAGTAATTGTTAGCGCTTCTACGGTTGAGGCCGACGTTCGTAAAAACATTAAAAACGGCGGCAATGTAGAAGCTGCTGCGGCAATTGGTAAGTTGATTGCTGAGAAGGCGAAAAAAGCTGGTGTTACTACCGTGGCTTTTGATCGTTCTGGTTACAAATATCATGGCCGTATTAAAGCGTTGGCAGATGCCGCACGTGAAAACGGCTTGTCCTTCTAATTGGTCTGATTGCTTAAGAGGTTAATGATGGCAAAAGAAATTGAACAGCAACAGCAGCAGACTGATGGTTTGCGCGAAAAAATGATTGCAGTTAATCGTGTAAGTAAAACGGTTAAAGGCGGTCGCATTATGAGTTTTGCTGCACTTACAGTGGTAGGTGATGGTGATGGCGCGGTAGGTATGGGTAAGGGTAAGGCGCGTGAAGTTCCGGTAGCTGTACAAAAAGCTATGGATGAAGCACGTCGCGGTATGTTAAAGATCAATTTAACAAACGGCACTTTGCATCATGCTGTAACTGGCGTTCACGGTGCTGCAAAAGTATTCATTCAACCAGCTTCTGAAGGTACCGGTATTATTGCTGGTGGCGCAATGCGCGCGATTTTTGAAGTGATGGGTGTAACTAACGTTGTGGCTAAATGTATTGGTTCAACAAACCCTTACAATTTGGTTCGCGCTACATTAAACGGCTTGGAGTCTATGAATACGCCTGCGGAAATCGCGGCTAAGCGTGGCAAATCAGTCGAAGAAATCAGAGGCTAATCATGGCTAAAGCAAAAAAAGATGCATCAACTATTAAAGTAACGCTGGTGAAAAGTGTTATTGGACGTATTGAGGCGCATAAAGCTACAGTTAGAGGCTTAGGTCTGCGTCGCATGCACCATACAGTTGAGTTACAAGATACACCGGCAATTCGCGGCATGATCAATGCCGTTAGCTATCTCGTAAAGGTAGAAGCATAATGCAATTAAATACTATTAAGCCTGCAGAAGGCGCAAAAAAAGAACGTCGTCGCGTAGGTCGCGGTATTGGTTCAGGTTTAGGCAAAACAGCTGGTCGTGGCCATAAAGGTCAAAAATCACGTACTGGCGGTTTTCACAAAGTAGGTTTTGAAGGCGGCCAAATGCCAATTCAACGTCGCTTGCCTAAGCGTGGTTTCAAATCATTGACTAAAGCTGATACGGCACATGTGCGTACTAGCGAACTGGCTTTGATCCCAAATGAAGTGATCGATCTGTTGGCTTTGAAAGCAGCAAATATCGTTTCAGGTACAGTTAAGAACGCAAAAATTTATTTGTCAGGCGATGTTGCCGGCAAATACAACATCCAAGGTCTGTTGCTGACCAAGGGTGCACGCGCTGCCATCGAAGCTGCTGGTGGTAAAGTTCTAGAAGCTGCATAAGAGATAATATTTTGGCACAAGAAGGCTTATTGAAAACAGCGGCAAAAATGGGCGAACTCAAAAGTCGCCTGTTTTTTGTTTTGGGTGCTTTAGTTGTTTATCGCTTGGGTGCTCATATACCTGTTCCAGGTATTGATCCCGAGGTGTTGGCTAAGTTGTTCGAGTCGCAAAGCGGTGGCATCCTGGGCATGTTTAACATGTTCTCAGGCGGTGCATTGTCACGGTTTACCGTGTTTGCACTGGGTATCATGCCGTACATTTCTGCATCTATCATCATGCAGTTACTGGCGGCTGTGTCGCCTAAGCTTGAGCAGCTGAAAAAAGAGGGTGAAGCTGGGCGCCGTACTATTACTAAATATACACGTTACGGTACTGTAGTGCTTGCTACATTCCAGGCGTTAGGTATTGCAATCATGCTTGAAGGCCAGGCTGGTTTAGTATTAGATCCAGGTATGGCATTTAGGTTAACTGCGGTGATTACCCTTGTTTGTGGCACCATGTTTTTGATGTGGTTGGGTGAGCAGATTACCGAACGTGGTATCGGCAATGGTATTTCTATCATTATTTTTGCTGGTATAGTCGCCGGATTGCCGCATGCGATCGGTTCTACAGCCGAAATGGTGAACACAGGTGCATTTAGTATCCCGTTGGCTTTCTTCTTGCTGGTTGCAACTATCCTGGTGACAGCGCTTGTGGTGTTTGTTGAGCGCGGTCAACGCAAGATTACTGTTAATTATGCTAAGAGACAGGTGGGTAATAAGGTATATGGCGGCCAAACAACGCATTTGCCTATGAAGCTGAACATGGCTGGTGTCATACCTCCTATTTTTGCCTCAAGCATTATCTTGTTCCCGGCAACGCTGGCTGGCTGGTTTGGCGGAAGTGAACATACGTTCTGGCTAAAAGATGTTGCTGCTGCCTTGTCCCCAGGTCAGCCAATCTACATCTTATTATTTGCTGCTGCGATTGTATTCTTCTGTTTTTTCTACACTGCATTGCAGTTTAATCCAAAAGATACAGCCGACAACTTGAAGAAAAGTGGTGCTTTTATCCCGGGGATCAGGCCTGGTGATCAAACAGCCAAGTACATCGACCGCATTATGGGTAGATTGACTTTGGTTGGTGCAGCGTATATCACTTTGGTTTGCCTGTTACCTGAATTCCTGATCTTGAAGTTTAATACACCATTCTATTTCGGCGGTACTTCTTTGCTGATTATTGTTGTGGTAACCATGGATTTTATGACGCAAGTGCAGTCTCATTTGATGTCTCATCAATACGAGGGATTGCTTAGAAAAGCTAATTTTAAAGGTAATGCGCTTGGGCGCTAAGTAATTCTAAGATGGCTAAGGAAGATAGAATTGAAATGCAAGGGGAGATTCTTGAGAATCTTCCAAATGCAACTTTTAGAGTTAAGTTAGAAAATGGTCATATTGTTTTAGGCTATATTTCTGGGAAAATGCGCATGCACTACATTCGTATTTTACCTGGTGATAAAGTCACCGTTGAGATGACGCCTTATGATTTATCCCGTGCGCGAATTACGTTCCGCGCGAAATAAACAATAAGTGTTGTGCATACCGTTTAGTTGTATTGGAGTGAAATATGAGAGTTCGTGCATCAGTAAAGGCTTTATGCCGTAATTGTAAAGTTGTTCGTCGTCGTGGCGTTGTGCGTATCATCTGCACAGACCCACGTCATAAACAACGTCAAGGTTAATTGATTAACTTCAATTAATCCAAATTAGTAAAAGCTTCGGCTGCATACTAATTTAAGTTGGTCAATAATTTGATTGATCAGAAGATTAGCTATTTGATAAAAAATGGTTTTCCTGTTAAAATCACCGGCTTTTTTAAAGCAAGTGAATCAGTAAAGCCTAATTTGGAGTAAAGTATGGCGCGTATTGCAGGGGTAAATATCCCGAATAATAAACACACGGAAATTGCATTGACTGCAATTTACGGTATTGGTCGTAATACAGCACAAAAAATCTGTGCCGCAGCTGGTGTATTGCCTACTGCAAAAATTAAAGATTTGAATGATGCGGACGTAGAAAAATTACGTGACGAAGTAGGCAAGTTCAAAGTTGAAGGTGACTTACGTCGCGAAATATCAATGAACATCAAGCGCCTGATGGATTTGGGCTGCTACCGTGGTGTTCGTCATCGCCGTGGTCTGCCGGTGCGTGGTCAACGTACAAAAACAAATGCCCGTACACGTAAGGGTCCAGTTAAAGCGATTAAACAATCTAAATAATCCTGTTAAGGCTTAGATAGTTTACAAATTTTAGTAAGTTTATTGGTAAGGAAAAATGCAACATGGCAAAAGCTAATGTACGCGTAAGAAAGAAAGTTAAAAAGAATATTGCTGAGGGTATTGCCCACGTGCATGCATCTTTTAACAACACCATCATCACAATTACAGACCGTCAAGGCAATGCTCTGTCTTGGGCGACTTCTGGTGGTCAGGGTTTTAAAGGTTCTCGTAAGAGTACTCCTTTTGCTGCGCAGGTTGCTGCAGAAGTTGCTGGTAAGTCAGCACAAGAGAGTGGTGTGAAGAATTTAGAAGTGCGTATTAAAGGCCCAGGTCCAGGTCGTGAATCTGCTGTGCGCGCACTGAACGCTGCTGGTTTCAAAATTACCAGCATTACTGATGTGACGCCAGTTCCGCATAACGGTTGCCGTCCACCTAAAAAACGTCGCATTTAAGCGAAAAAGATTACTGGAGAACTATCTTGGCTAGAAATTTAGATCCTAAATGCCGTCAATGCCGTCGTGAAGGCGAAAAGTTGTTTTTAAAAGCTGAAAAATGCTTTTCTGATAAATGCGCTATTGAAAAACGTAATTTCCCACCTGGTCAACATGGCCAACGTAGAAATCAACGCCTGTCAGACTACGGCGTTCAATTGCGTGAGAAACAAAAAGTGCGTCGTATTTACGGCGTTTTAGAAGCTCAATTCCGTAGCTACTATGCTGAAGCAGACCGTAAAAA
It contains:
- the rpsQ gene encoding 30S ribosomal protein S17 encodes the protein MTETTKVVRSLTGRVVSDKMDKTVTVLVERKVKHPLIGKVVRQSKKFHAHDETNSCKEGDVVTIVESRPLSKTKTWVVKQA
- the rplN gene encoding 50S ribosomal protein L14, translated to MIQMQSRLEVADNTGARSVQCIKVLGGSKRRYAGIGDIIKVSIKDAAPRGRVKKGEVYSAVVVRTAKGVRRPDGSLVKFDGNAAVLLNNKLEPIGTRIFGPVTRELRSEKFMKIVSLAPEVL
- the rplF gene encoding 50S ribosomal protein L6, which gives rise to MSRVAKNPVAIPAKVEVVLSADAINVSGPLGKLTQALTSAVVLKKEGDAITFAAANDAQHSQAMSGTVRALVANMVKGVSEGFTRKLTLIGVGYKAAAQGAVLNLELGYSHPINHKMPAGVTVATPTPTEIVLTGVDKQVIGQVAAQIRAYRAPEPYKGKGVRYADEVVAIKETKKK
- the rpsH gene encoding 30S ribosomal protein S8 codes for the protein MSMSDPIADMLTRIRNAQMVNKAVVTMPSSNVKSAIASVLKDEGYIEDFAVQKDGSKATLNISLKYYAGRPVIERIQRVSKPGLRVYKGSQEIPKVMNGLGVTIMSTSKGVMTDRKAQAAGIGGEVLCVVA
- the rpmD gene encoding 50S ribosomal protein L30; this encodes MAKAKKDASTIKVTLVKSVIGRIEAHKATVRGLGLRRMHHTVELQDTPAIRGMINAVSYLVKVEA
- the rplP gene encoding 50S ribosomal protein L16 is translated as MLQPSRQKYRKMQKGRNKGIATTGNKVSFGDFGLKAIGRGRLTARQIEAARRVMTRHIKRGGRVWIRIFPDQPISKKPAEVRMGNGKGSTEYYVAQIQPGKMLYEMDGVSEELAREAFRLAAAKLPIETTFMTRQLGS
- the rpmC gene encoding 50S ribosomal protein L29, with amino-acid sequence MKATDLRAKSVDELNAELIELRRAQFSLRMQLATQQLNNVDQLGKVRKDVARVKTVLAEKAKQA
- the rpsE gene encoding 30S ribosomal protein S5, with product MAKEIEQQQQQTDGLREKMIAVNRVSKTVKGGRIMSFAALTVVGDGDGAVGMGKGKAREVPVAVQKAMDEARRGMLKINLTNGTLHHAVTGVHGAAKVFIQPASEGTGIIAGGAMRAIFEVMGVTNVVAKCIGSTNPYNLVRATLNGLESMNTPAEIAAKRGKSVEEIRG
- the secY gene encoding preprotein translocase subunit SecY, whose protein sequence is MGELKSRLFFVLGALVVYRLGAHIPVPGIDPEVLAKLFESQSGGILGMFNMFSGGALSRFTVFALGIMPYISASIIMQLLAAVSPKLEQLKKEGEAGRRTITKYTRYGTVVLATFQALGIAIMLEGQAGLVLDPGMAFRLTAVITLVCGTMFLMWLGEQITERGIGNGISIIIFAGIVAGLPHAIGSTAEMVNTGAFSIPLAFFLLVATILVTALVVFVERGQRKITVNYAKRQVGNKVYGGQTTHLPMKLNMAGVIPPIFASSIILFPATLAGWFGGSEHTFWLKDVAAALSPGQPIYILLFAAAIVFFCFFYTALQFNPKDTADNLKKSGAFIPGIRPGDQTAKYIDRIMGRLTLVGAAYITLVCLLPEFLILKFNTPFYFGGTSLLIIVVVTMDFMTQVQSHLMSHQYEGLLRKANFKGNALGR
- the rplE gene encoding 50S ribosomal protein L5, with the translated sequence MARLKDYYKDSVVKAMTEQFGYTSIMQVPRIEKITLNMGVGEAVADKKVMEHAVGDMEKIAGQKAIVTKAKKSVAAFKIRDDYPVGCKVTLRRERMYEFLDRLVTVAIPRIRDFRGISAKSFDGRGNYNMGVKEQIIFPEIEYDKIDAIRGMNITITTTAKTDEEAKALLAAFSFPFRG
- the infA gene encoding translation initiation factor IF-1, whose product is MAKEDRIEMQGEILENLPNATFRVKLENGHIVLGYISGKMRMHYIRILPGDKVTVEMTPYDLSRARITFRAK
- the rpsN gene encoding 30S ribosomal protein S14, whose product is MAKTCMTEREIKRRETVSKFAAKRAALEAAMNDVNATAESRFEARMKFQALPRNSSPVRLRNRCALTGRPRGVFSKFGIGRSKLRDLMMSGQVPGVTKASW
- the rpsC gene encoding 30S ribosomal protein S3 codes for the protein MGQKIHPIGFRLSVQKNWASRWYANSKNFPAMLQSDIKVREFLNKKLASAAVSRILIERPAKNAKITIYSARPGVVIGKKGEDIESLRSSLQGLMGVPVHLNIEEVRKPELDATLIAQSIAQQLEKRVMFRRAMKRAMQNAMRLGAQGIKIMSSGRLNGIEIARTEWYREGRVPLHTLRADIDYGVAEASTTYGIIGIKVWVFKGEIFAGNAQAAQAAVAPTAEPEKRVRKARAKDATTV
- the rplX gene encoding 50S ribosomal protein L24; this encodes MSKIRKGDQVILNTGKDKGKQGTVLSVLDSGKVVVEGLNLVKKHAKPNPMKGIAGGIIAKEMPIDISNVALFNSATQKGDRVGFKTLDDGRKIRVFKSNGEAVDA
- the rplD gene encoding 50S ribosomal protein L4, which produces MELKLIDKNGKAAKKGVTVSEGTFGREFNEALVHQVVVAYMANARTATRAQKGRDAVAHTTHKPYAQKGTGNARSGMSSSPIWRGGGRAFPNSPNENFSHKVNRKAYRAGMQTILSELVRQDRLSVVEEFNVETPKTKALAEKIKGLGYTDGVLVLTDGFDENLYLSSRNLTNVMVVEAQFADPVSLVRFPNVVATAAAVKKLEEILA
- the rplB gene encoding 50S ribosomal protein L2, whose product is MALVKVKPTSPGRRGVLKVVTPDLYKGKPHAPLLESQSKNAGRNNNGRITTRHQGGGHKQHYRLVDFRRNKDGIPAKVEHIEYDPNRTAHIALLCYADGERRYIIAPRGVVAGTQLISGSDAPIRVGNALPLRNIPVGSTIHCIELQPGKGAQLARSAGTSVQLLAREGSYAQLRLRSGEVRRVHVDCKATLGEVGNEEHSLRSIGKAGAMRWRGVRPTVRGVVMNPVDHPHGGGEGRTAAGMNPVSPWGVKTKGYRTRSSKRTDNMRISRRPRGVR
- the rplV gene encoding 50S ribosomal protein L22, translated to MQVSAILKGVHLSPQKARLVADLVRGKKVDHALNILNFTPKKGAEIIKKVVESAIANAEHNNGADIDELKVTSIYVDKGIVLKRIRPRAKGRAGRITKPTCHIHVTVGN
- the rplO gene encoding 50S ribosomal protein L15; amino-acid sequence: MQLNTIKPAEGAKKERRRVGRGIGSGLGKTAGRGHKGQKSRTGGFHKVGFEGGQMPIQRRLPKRGFKSLTKADTAHVRTSELALIPNEVIDLLALKAANIVSGTVKNAKIYLSGDVAGKYNIQGLLLTKGARAAIEAAGGKVLEAA
- the rpmJ gene encoding 50S ribosomal protein L36, which encodes MRVRASVKALCRNCKVVRRRGVVRIICTDPRHKQRQG
- the rpsM gene encoding 30S ribosomal protein S13 → MARIAGVNIPNNKHTEIALTAIYGIGRNTAQKICAAAGVLPTAKIKDLNDADVEKLRDEVGKFKVEGDLRREISMNIKRLMDLGCYRGVRHRRGLPVRGQRTKTNARTRKGPVKAIKQSK
- the rpsS gene encoding 30S ribosomal protein S19, with the protein product MARSLKKGPFIDGHLAKKVEVAAASRDRKPIKTWSRRSTIFPDFIGLTIAVHNGKQHVPVLISENMVGHKLGEFALTRTFKGHAADKKAKK
- the rplW gene encoding 50S ribosomal protein L23, which produces MMNAITKTQDRLLQVILAPQITEKATYIADKHQQIAFKVRTDATKPEIKAAVELVFKVEVDKVAVINVGGKVKRAGKRMGKRNDWKKAYVSLKPGQEINFAAGE
- the rplR gene encoding 50S ribosomal protein L18; protein product: MNNVNNRLRRARKTRAKIAELKVTRLSVHRTNTHIYAQIIAETGDKVIVSASTVEADVRKNIKNGGNVEAAAAIGKLIAEKAKKAGVTTVAFDRSGYKYHGRIKALADAARENGLSF